One window from the genome of Marinobacter sp. LV10R510-11A encodes:
- the accA gene encoding acetyl-CoA carboxylase carboxyl transferase subunit alpha produces MNPNYLDFEQPIADLEAKIEELRMVGNDTDINISDEITRLKKKSVSLTESIFSDLHPWDVARLARHPRRPYTKDYIEMIFEDFDELHGDRRYADDQAIVGGTARLNDKPVMIVGHQKGREVRDKVKRNFGMPRPEGYRKALRLMEMAERFRMPILTFIDTPGAYPGIGAEERGQSEAIAFNLAVMSRLKTPIISTVIGEGGSGGALAIGVCDQLNMLQYSTYAVISPEGCASILWKSAEYASLAAEAMGVTADRLKDLGLADNVISEPLGGAHRNPEKTAEALRETLANGMAELSRLPLDELVSRRYERLTRYDTGR; encoded by the coding sequence ATGAACCCTAATTATTTGGATTTCGAACAGCCGATTGCCGACCTTGAAGCTAAGATTGAAGAGCTTCGTATGGTAGGCAACGACACTGATATTAATATTTCTGATGAAATTACCCGGCTGAAGAAGAAAAGCGTCAGCCTGACCGAGAGCATTTTCTCGGATCTGCATCCTTGGGACGTTGCTCGCCTTGCTCGGCACCCGCGTCGCCCCTATACCAAAGACTATATCGAAATGATCTTCGAAGATTTCGATGAGCTCCACGGCGACCGTCGGTACGCAGACGATCAAGCCATCGTGGGCGGTACCGCGCGGCTGAACGATAAACCTGTAATGATTGTCGGCCATCAAAAAGGCCGCGAAGTGCGGGATAAGGTTAAGCGCAACTTTGGCATGCCACGCCCCGAAGGGTACCGCAAAGCCTTGCGCCTGATGGAGATGGCAGAGCGCTTCAGAATGCCCATTCTCACATTTATAGACACCCCGGGCGCTTATCCCGGCATAGGTGCTGAAGAGCGAGGCCAGAGTGAGGCGATCGCGTTCAACCTGGCGGTGATGTCCCGGCTCAAAACGCCCATCATTTCTACTGTGATCGGTGAGGGCGGTTCTGGCGGTGCACTGGCCATTGGCGTGTGCGATCAGCTAAACATGCTGCAGTACTCCACCTATGCAGTTATATCGCCCGAAGGGTGCGCGTCCATTCTCTGGAAAAGCGCCGAATATGCTTCACTGGCAGCAGAGGCTATGGGTGTGACTGCAGATCGCCTGAAGGATCTTGGGCTGGCGGACAACGTTATCTCTGAGCCTCTTGGTGGCGCCCATCGCAACCCCGAAAAAACGGCTGAAGCCCTGCGTGAAACCTTAGCAAACGGTATGGCCGAACTTAGTCGGCTGCCTCTGGATGAGCTGGTATCCCGGCGGTATGAGCGGCTAACCCGCTATGATACCGGGCGCTAA
- the dnaE gene encoding DNA polymerase III subunit alpha — MSQTFVHLRVHSEHSLVDGLVRVKPLVKRVVELGMPAVGITEQSNMCSLVRFYKATTGAGVKPVIGADLWLENPDEPENPFRLTLLARDNDGYLNLTEIISLGYTEGQRYGKPIIQRKWLESRAGGLIAMSGAKMGDVCKALLAGKPELAKTRAKYWMNLYPESYYLELQRTGRAGDEDCLHMSVELAQSLALPVVATNDVHFLKAEDFEAHEARVCIGESRALDDPRRDRRFSDQQYLRSSEEMVELFSDIPEAIQNTVEIARRCSVTVRLGEYFLPNYPIPDGLTMDDYFRKVSEEGLEDRLAKTLSKDDPEYDSKREAYYKRLNFELDIIIQMGFPGYFLIVMDFIKWAKNNGVPVGPGRGSGAGSLVAYAQLITDLDPLEYDLLFERFLNPERVSMPDFDVDFCMEGRDRVIAYVAEKYGREAVSQIITFGTMAAKAVVRDVARVQGKSYGLADKLSKMIPFEVGMTLNVAVEQESALKEFLEQDEEAQEIWEMALKLEGVCRNAGKHAGGVVIAPTKITDFSPLYCDADGGSLVTQFDKNDVEEAGLVKFDFLGLRTLTIIDWTLKMINPRRVKRDLPPLDISEIPLVDARSFDMLKKAETTAVFQLESRGMKDLIRRLQPDSLEDMIALVALFRPGPLQSGMVDDFIDRKHGKQPVSFPHPDFQYDGLKPVLGPTYGVILYQEQVMQIAQVMAGYTLGNADMLRRAMGKKKPEEMAKQKQFFLDGCENNGINKTLAENIFDLVEKFAGYGFNKSHSAAYALVSYQTLWLKAHYTAEFMAAVLTADMQNTDKVVILVEECRNLKLDLVLPDVSSSEYAFTVNDEGQVVYGLGAIKGLGEGPIQAIVEGRADGEPYQDIFDFCRKVDLKKINKRAMEAIIRSGAMDKLGASRAQLMASVPKAVQQAGQQSRNESVGMVDMFGEMLEAGDGGDPYADVADIREWPEKQRLKGEKDTLGLYLTGHPFDEYEREVRRFVRSSIADLKPNKSPQRVAGLVIAQRTMKTRTGSTMCFITLDDRSARIEATLFSEAFFENRELLQSDEVIVVEGQVSHDDYSGQMKMRVNSVMNVPSARKQFSRGLKLNLHADQLQNGLLDKIDSTLRPFRCDGSPVWIEYSSPEASTRIELGEAWRVQPDDNLLMELKHLVGDQCVELVYD; from the coding sequence ATGTCGCAGACTTTTGTACACCTTCGCGTGCACTCTGAACACTCCCTGGTGGATGGTTTAGTTCGTGTAAAGCCACTGGTTAAGCGGGTAGTCGAGTTGGGCATGCCGGCTGTGGGGATTACAGAACAGTCCAACATGTGCTCGTTGGTGCGGTTTTACAAGGCGACCACCGGTGCCGGCGTAAAGCCTGTTATTGGCGCAGATCTCTGGCTGGAGAATCCTGATGAACCGGAAAACCCGTTCCGACTGACATTGCTGGCCCGGGATAACGATGGTTATCTCAACCTCACAGAAATTATTTCCCTCGGATATACCGAAGGACAGCGCTACGGCAAGCCGATTATCCAGCGTAAGTGGTTGGAGAGTAGGGCGGGCGGCCTGATTGCTATGTCTGGGGCCAAAATGGGTGATGTGTGTAAAGCATTGCTGGCGGGCAAGCCTGAACTGGCAAAAACTCGGGCCAAGTATTGGATGAACCTGTACCCAGAATCTTATTATCTGGAGTTGCAGCGCACCGGGCGGGCTGGGGATGAAGACTGCCTGCATATGAGTGTTGAACTGGCGCAGAGTCTCGCGCTGCCGGTTGTTGCCACAAACGATGTTCACTTTCTTAAGGCTGAGGACTTCGAGGCCCATGAAGCTCGGGTCTGCATCGGTGAAAGCCGGGCTCTGGACGATCCTCGCCGTGACCGCCGATTTAGCGACCAGCAATACCTTCGCAGTTCAGAAGAAATGGTTGAGCTGTTCAGTGATATTCCTGAAGCCATTCAGAATACTGTAGAAATAGCCCGGCGCTGCTCGGTGACTGTGCGGCTGGGTGAGTACTTCCTGCCTAATTACCCGATCCCAGACGGTCTAACCATGGACGACTACTTCCGGAAGGTCTCGGAAGAAGGGCTGGAAGACCGGCTGGCGAAAACACTCAGCAAGGACGATCCCGAATATGACAGTAAGCGGGAAGCTTATTACAAACGCCTAAATTTCGAGCTGGATATCATTATCCAGATGGGGTTTCCCGGCTACTTCCTGATCGTGATGGACTTCATCAAGTGGGCCAAGAACAACGGTGTGCCGGTGGGGCCTGGCCGTGGTTCCGGTGCCGGCTCGCTGGTGGCTTATGCTCAGCTCATCACCGATCTGGATCCGCTGGAATACGACCTGCTGTTCGAGCGCTTCCTTAATCCCGAGCGGGTATCTATGCCCGACTTCGACGTCGATTTCTGCATGGAAGGGCGGGATCGCGTTATTGCGTACGTGGCTGAAAAATATGGCCGGGAAGCGGTTTCCCAGATCATCACTTTTGGAACCATGGCCGCGAAGGCGGTAGTGCGGGATGTTGCCCGCGTTCAGGGTAAGTCTTACGGCCTCGCCGATAAACTGTCCAAAATGATTCCCTTTGAAGTGGGCATGACGCTGAATGTTGCCGTTGAACAGGAGTCCGCGCTCAAAGAGTTTCTGGAGCAAGATGAAGAGGCCCAAGAAATCTGGGAAATGGCACTTAAGCTTGAAGGCGTGTGCCGGAACGCGGGTAAACACGCCGGCGGCGTGGTTATCGCACCTACCAAGATAACTGATTTTTCCCCGCTTTATTGCGATGCCGACGGCGGCAGCCTCGTCACCCAGTTCGACAAAAACGATGTAGAAGAAGCTGGGCTGGTGAAGTTCGACTTTCTTGGTTTGCGAACGCTCACCATCATCGATTGGACGCTGAAGATGATCAATCCACGGCGGGTGAAGCGCGACTTACCGCCGCTGGATATCAGCGAAATACCGCTCGTAGATGCCCGCTCATTCGACATGCTGAAAAAGGCTGAGACCACTGCCGTATTCCAGTTGGAATCCCGCGGCATGAAGGACTTGATCCGCCGGCTGCAGCCAGATTCCCTAGAGGATATGATTGCACTGGTGGCGCTGTTCCGCCCCGGGCCGCTGCAATCGGGCATGGTTGACGACTTTATCGACCGTAAGCACGGCAAGCAACCGGTGTCGTTCCCGCACCCAGATTTTCAATACGACGGCCTGAAGCCGGTTCTGGGGCCCACCTACGGGGTTATCCTTTACCAAGAGCAGGTGATGCAGATTGCTCAGGTAATGGCGGGCTACACTCTGGGTAATGCGGATATGCTACGCCGCGCCATGGGCAAGAAAAAACCCGAAGAAATGGCCAAGCAAAAGCAGTTTTTCCTGGATGGCTGCGAAAATAATGGCATCAACAAAACCCTCGCGGAAAACATATTTGATCTGGTTGAGAAGTTTGCCGGCTACGGCTTCAACAAATCTCACTCAGCTGCTTACGCGTTGGTGTCTTACCAGACGCTGTGGCTGAAGGCGCACTACACCGCCGAATTCATGGCCGCGGTACTGACTGCGGATATGCAGAACACCGACAAAGTCGTGATACTGGTAGAGGAGTGCCGCAACCTTAAACTGGATCTGGTGTTGCCAGATGTCAGCAGCTCAGAATATGCCTTTACCGTTAACGATGAAGGCCAGGTTGTTTACGGCCTTGGCGCCATCAAAGGATTGGGCGAGGGGCCTATTCAGGCCATTGTGGAGGGCAGGGCCGATGGCGAGCCTTATCAGGATATTTTCGATTTCTGCCGCAAGGTAGATCTTAAAAAAATCAACAAGCGTGCCATGGAAGCTATCATCCGCTCCGGTGCCATGGATAAACTCGGAGCCAGCCGCGCCCAGCTTATGGCCAGTGTGCCGAAAGCGGTACAGCAGGCGGGTCAGCAATCCCGCAACGAATCCGTGGGCATGGTGGATATGTTCGGGGAAATGCTGGAAGCCGGTGATGGTGGCGATCCGTATGCAGATGTAGCCGATATACGGGAATGGCCTGAAAAGCAGCGACTGAAAGGTGAAAAAGATACCCTTGGTCTATACCTTACAGGGCACCCGTTCGACGAATACGAGCGGGAAGTCCGGCGTTTTGTGCGCTCATCCATTGCCGATCTCAAGCCCAATAAATCACCTCAGCGGGTTGCTGGGTTGGTAATTGCGCAGCGAACTATGAAAACCCGCACAGGTTCTACCATGTGCTTCATTACGCTGGATGACCGGAGTGCGCGAATTGAGGCTACGTTGTTTTCGGAAGCCTTTTTTGAGAACCGGGAGCTGCTGCAATCGGATGAGGTGATTGTGGTTGAAGGTCAGGTAAGCCACGATGATTACTCTGGCCAGATGAAAATGCGTGTGAATTCCGTAATGAACGTGCCCAGCGCGCGCAAGCAGTTCAGCCGAGGATTGAAATTAAACCTCCACGCTGACCAACTGCAAAATGGCCTGCTGGACAAAATTGATAGCACGCTGAGGCCGTTTCGCTGTGATGGCAGCCCGGTCTGGATTGAATATAGTAGCCCAGAGGCCAGCACCCGGATTGAACTGGGAGAGGCTTGGCGAGTGCAGCCAGACGACAATTTGTTGATGGAGCTGAAGCATCTGGTGGGCGACCAGTGCGTGGAACTGGTCTATGATTAA
- a CDS encoding TlpA family protein disulfide reductase, producing the protein MALLVGCQKVELERAEGPKLAWNDLRGQWVLVNYWAEWCKPCLEEIPELNELDKAPDITVLGVNFDDVKGEALVDLGKRMGIEYTMLVQDPGPEFKWELPIALPATFVVNPDGDLLEARFGPQTEEDIRALIGG; encoded by the coding sequence ATGGCTTTGCTTGTTGGGTGTCAAAAAGTTGAGCTGGAGCGGGCTGAAGGCCCGAAGCTGGCGTGGAATGACCTTCGCGGCCAATGGGTGCTGGTTAACTACTGGGCTGAATGGTGCAAGCCCTGCTTGGAAGAGATCCCAGAGCTGAACGAACTGGATAAGGCGCCGGACATTACCGTTCTTGGTGTGAATTTTGACGATGTGAAGGGTGAAGCTTTGGTGGATCTCGGCAAGCGCATGGGCATTGAATACACCATGCTTGTGCAGGATCCGGGCCCGGAATTTAAATGGGAGCTCCCGATTGCGTTGCCGGCTACCTTTGTTGTGAACCCCGATGGGGATCTTCTGGAGGCCCGTTTTGGACCTCAGACAGAAGAAGATATACGGGCATTGATTGGCGGCTGA
- the wrbA gene encoding NAD(P)H:quinone oxidoreductase: MPEHRPYVLILYYSRNGQTAELANQIARGVARVAGIEAKLRSVPTVSPDTEASLPQVPDTGAPYASKSDLANCAGLAIGSPTRFGNMAAPLKHFLDTTGDLWLSGALVGKPAGAFTSTGSLHGGQETTLLTMMVPLLHHGMVLCGLPYTDQNLSETTTGGTPYGPSHWAGTAEQQPLSKHEKALCQSFGERLAKLALKLAD; encoded by the coding sequence ATGCCCGAGCATCGGCCCTATGTTCTGATTTTATATTACAGCCGCAACGGCCAGACCGCAGAACTGGCAAATCAAATCGCCCGGGGTGTCGCAAGGGTGGCCGGCATTGAAGCAAAACTGCGCTCCGTTCCTACGGTATCTCCAGATACAGAAGCCTCGCTACCACAGGTCCCCGATACGGGTGCGCCCTACGCCAGCAAGTCCGACCTGGCCAACTGCGCCGGCTTGGCCATTGGCAGCCCAACCCGGTTTGGCAATATGGCAGCACCTCTTAAGCACTTTCTGGACACCACCGGTGATCTTTGGTTGAGCGGCGCACTGGTCGGTAAACCGGCAGGCGCGTTTACCTCAACGGGGAGCCTGCACGGAGGCCAGGAGACTACACTGCTGACCATGATGGTGCCGCTGCTTCATCACGGCATGGTATTGTGCGGTTTGCCATACACAGACCAAAACCTGAGTGAGACGACGACCGGGGGCACGCCTTACGGCCCCTCACACTGGGCGGGAACCGCTGAGCAGCAGCCGTTGAGCAAACATGAAAAAGCCCTTTGCCAGTCCTTTGGAGAGCGCCTAGCAAAGCTGGCGCTTAAATTGGCAGACTGA
- a CDS encoding DUF2069 domain-containing protein, with protein sequence MLHNPKARHTARATQFLYLAVLVTLVITTFYPAPVEGVSIVLMLSVKLIPLLALVMLVFRGDNRGYIWLAFVVIFYFTQAVVSAWLSEGAPGPVILVTLTFALFTMAMVHLKVNRPVTG encoded by the coding sequence ATGCTTCACAACCCCAAAGCCCGACACACCGCCCGGGCAACCCAGTTTCTCTATCTAGCAGTACTGGTAACCCTGGTAATCACAACCTTTTACCCTGCACCGGTTGAAGGGGTTTCCATCGTGTTGATGCTATCGGTCAAGCTCATCCCCCTGCTGGCGCTTGTTATGCTTGTGTTCCGTGGCGACAATCGCGGTTATATCTGGCTGGCCTTCGTGGTGATCTTTTACTTCACTCAAGCGGTCGTTTCCGCCTGGCTGAGCGAGGGTGCACCCGGCCCAGTCATTCTCGTGACACTTACCTTCGCGTTGTTCACCATGGCGATGGTTCATCTAAAGGTGAACCGGCCGGTTACAGGCTGA